One part of the Parabacteroides distasonis ATCC 8503 genome encodes these proteins:
- a CDS encoding AAA domain-containing protein gives MDLTYLKTLLGFVSNRTHDTTTSILAYWEVLEYFQELSFPQASKSGLPEDEVRVRYVRSEDELKYFIYAPYRDADSFRLYVGGVPKYDLLSELYRLIPADKDNERFRKLLEKNKSVSVLYTIDLSPSGEYIEGSFQLSPYIWAISCLIHDREVDEEWLEELLEDGNDFFMTIEDEEGIEFFSLLRQKTVELLDRLRIRSLFTVNDGFRRNDLERVCARALKSDDTDLSISFYAKDLSRVRKSLLDKRPNRLLVNYINAPLMSGGNRQSICSIENYRKWLGPERYPLGRWPSEFSPALMQQMAINIALAEENAGGCGIFSVNGPPGTGKTTLLKDIIAEYVVRRARLLADLNQPDDAFTETPLLVKSLEAGKSQKTFGLQMGRGLADYGILVTSCNNTAVENITFELPETSKLPTAEAMSKAGHSLVFSEGKDLFFGDLASNMLNGNTDPGKHTKQAWGLISARLGKGDNIRSFSEMVLRPFVSKMSPKRDNEKVMREFKNRFPSFDIAQQEFLKQYRIVERLRRSVSCNEEVFRMADEKMQSSNPLKNAEFDKAREDLFYQALVLHGSFVINSYKWRCNLYSLLAFWDNKYMPEEKELIFSHVLNSLFFLVPVVSTTFASVQKMLEYMGREQLGLLIVDEAGQAAPQCAVGALWRAKKAIIVGDPKQVEPVVTTDETLMTLYQKKCGIVSLSSYLSKSHSVQGFADLINRYGSWIGETWVGCPLVVHRRCINPMFSISNRVSYDDTMILGMKDAVKDEEKSQLLLDHSLWIDVPGKKGTSAKGNNDHYVAEQGEVCLRLILAWMGKHREKEDTRKLYVISPFTTVVKGIKAAVKAVLNTEEYSGLKGKFKGWETANCGTVHKFQGKEAEEVIFLLGCQPSSTGAIGWVNSNILNVAVTRAKKRVYFIGDYEVWSRQNWNFSPEIICFSEEDTGLQRIHFSELPDFGEIEAMEETPDLEFPGAEDSQVEYLLEEDEIDPETTEPEDRKQDIRPIPRYSFLTGPEYHHRYRVIYSHPYQLIFEVLMTDPTETLPDLPVSFYRKLSDSPSLWMCLIYPVALDFPAQELENEFDQVIDWYNSL, from the coding sequence ATGGACTTAACTTACTTAAAAACGCTATTGGGCTTTGTCTCGAATCGTACCCATGATACAACAACTAGTATTCTGGCTTACTGGGAAGTGTTGGAATATTTTCAAGAGCTGTCATTCCCTCAGGCTTCTAAATCTGGTTTACCGGAGGATGAGGTACGGGTAAGATATGTGAGATCGGAGGATGAGTTGAAGTATTTCATATATGCTCCATACAGGGATGCGGATAGCTTCCGTCTGTATGTGGGAGGTGTTCCTAAATATGATCTTTTGTCCGAGCTATATCGTTTGATTCCGGCGGATAAGGATAATGAGCGTTTTCGTAAGCTGTTGGAGAAGAATAAATCTGTAAGCGTGCTCTATACGATTGATTTATCCCCGTCCGGAGAGTACATAGAAGGCTCGTTCCAACTTTCGCCTTATATCTGGGCGATCAGCTGCTTAATTCATGACCGGGAGGTTGATGAGGAGTGGTTGGAGGAACTACTGGAGGATGGAAACGACTTCTTTATGACAATTGAGGATGAGGAAGGGATAGAGTTCTTCTCTCTTTTGCGGCAGAAGACGGTAGAGTTGCTAGATCGACTGCGGATCCGGAGTCTATTTACCGTAAATGATGGATTTAGAAGGAATGATTTGGAGCGGGTTTGTGCCCGTGCGCTAAAATCGGATGATACGGACTTAAGCATAAGCTTCTATGCGAAAGATTTAAGCAGGGTTCGTAAAAGTCTGCTGGATAAAAGGCCCAATCGTTTACTGGTGAACTATATAAATGCTCCTTTGATGAGTGGAGGGAACCGTCAAAGTATATGCTCAATAGAGAATTATAGGAAATGGTTAGGTCCGGAAAGATATCCGCTGGGCCGTTGGCCTTCTGAGTTCAGCCCGGCGTTGATGCAACAGATGGCTATTAATATAGCGTTGGCCGAAGAAAATGCGGGAGGCTGTGGCATTTTCTCCGTGAATGGCCCTCCGGGAACGGGTAAGACAACATTGCTGAAAGATATTATCGCCGAGTACGTGGTACGGCGTGCCCGGTTATTAGCGGATTTGAATCAGCCGGATGATGCCTTTACAGAGACTCCGCTTTTAGTGAAGTCTTTGGAGGCAGGTAAAAGTCAGAAGACATTTGGTTTGCAGATGGGACGGGGATTGGCCGATTATGGAATTCTTGTGACATCCTGTAATAATACGGCTGTAGAGAATATCACCTTCGAGTTACCCGAGACGAGTAAACTACCTACCGCTGAAGCCATGTCAAAAGCCGGGCACTCTCTAGTCTTTAGTGAGGGTAAAGATTTATTTTTCGGAGATTTGGCTTCCAATATGCTCAATGGAAATACCGATCCGGGAAAACATACGAAACAGGCCTGGGGATTGATATCCGCCCGTTTAGGAAAAGGGGATAATATCCGTTCTTTCAGCGAAATGGTATTAAGGCCGTTTGTTTCCAAGATGAGTCCTAAAAGAGACAATGAGAAGGTTATGCGGGAGTTTAAGAACCGTTTCCCTTCTTTCGATATCGCTCAACAAGAGTTCTTGAAGCAATATCGAATAGTGGAGCGATTGCGGCGGTCGGTCTCTTGTAACGAAGAGGTATTTAGGATGGCGGACGAGAAGATGCAGTCCTCGAATCCTTTGAAGAACGCTGAATTCGACAAAGCAAGGGAAGATCTATTTTATCAAGCTTTGGTCCTGCATGGCTCTTTTGTGATCAATTCCTACAAATGGCGTTGCAACCTTTATTCGCTGTTGGCCTTTTGGGATAATAAATATATGCCGGAGGAGAAAGAATTGATATTCTCACATGTGTTGAATAGCTTGTTTTTCTTGGTGCCTGTGGTATCTACCACATTCGCTTCCGTACAGAAGATGCTGGAGTACATGGGTAGGGAGCAATTGGGATTGTTGATCGTGGACGAGGCCGGGCAAGCCGCTCCCCAATGTGCGGTAGGCGCTTTGTGGCGGGCAAAGAAAGCGATCATCGTGGGAGACCCGAAACAAGTGGAACCGGTAGTCACCACCGATGAGACGTTGATGACTCTCTATCAAAAGAAATGTGGTATCGTATCCTTGTCTTCTTACCTCTCGAAATCCCATTCCGTGCAAGGTTTCGCCGATTTGATAAACCGTTATGGGTCTTGGATTGGAGAGACGTGGGTAGGCTGTCCGTTGGTCGTGCACCGTCGTTGTATCAATCCTATGTTTAGCATCTCCAACCGGGTGTCGTACGACGATACGATGATTCTGGGAATGAAAGATGCGGTGAAAGACGAGGAGAAAAGTCAATTGTTGCTAGATCATTCCTTATGGATCGATGTGCCCGGTAAGAAAGGTACTAGCGCTAAAGGGAATAATGATCATTACGTGGCGGAGCAAGGCGAGGTATGCTTGCGCTTGATATTGGCGTGGATGGGAAAACACCGGGAGAAAGAGGATACCCGGAAATTATATGTGATCTCCCCCTTCACCACGGTTGTGAAAGGCATTAAGGCTGCGGTTAAAGCCGTCTTGAATACGGAGGAGTATAGTGGGCTTAAAGGTAAATTTAAGGGGTGGGAGACTGCCAACTGCGGAACGGTCCATAAATTCCAAGGAAAAGAAGCCGAGGAGGTTATCTTCCTGTTGGGATGCCAACCTTCTTCAACTGGTGCGATAGGTTGGGTAAATAGCAATATCCTGAACGTGGCGGTTACCCGGGCGAAGAAGCGGGTGTATTTTATCGGGGATTATGAGGTGTGGTCTCGGCAGAACTGGAATTTCAGCCCGGAGATTATCTGTTTTTCCGAGGAGGATACAGGGCTTCAACGAATACATTTCTCGGAACTTCCGGATTTTGGGGAGATCGAGGCCATGGAAGAGACTCCAGACTTAGAATTCCCGGGAGCAGAGGATAGCCAAGTAGAATATTTATTGGAAGAAGATGAGATCGATCCGGAAACAACGGAACCGGAGGATAGAAAGCAAGATATACGCCCCATTCCAAGATACTCATTCTTGACTGGTCCGGAATACCATCACCGTTACCGGGTGATTTACTCGCATCCCTATCAACTGATATTTGAGGTCTTGATGACCGATCCGACGGAGACTTTACCGGATTTACCGGTTTCTTTTTACCGTAAGTTGTCCGATTC
- a CDS encoding MATE family efflux transporter — translation MRYTNKQILKITYPVLISLLMEHMIGLTDTAYLGRVGEVELGASALAGVYYLVIYMLGFGFSVGAQVLMARRNGEGEYKRIGEVFTQGGLFLFLLAAVLFTASNLLTPYLLHRMIGSEEVYRATMSYLDWRVYGFFFSFIAVMFRAFYVSTTNTKILTANSVVMVLTNVVLNYILIFGKFGFPALGIAGAAIASSISEAVSVLFFVIYTWKKIDYKKYGLFRFTRVDFRMLGQILSVSIWVMIQHGIAFGGWFIFFIAMEHLGERPLAITNVVRSISSFLFMFVNAFASTNSSLVSNLIGAGESDRVLPLCRRMIGLCYAFVLPIGILIAMFPSTVLRIYTDNPDLIASSIPSLWVMLSSYLFAVPGFIYFFSVSGTGNTRRALEIDMASIFVYVLYILYVAVWLRADVAVCWTTEYVYNIMILSSFFYLWKGNWRNKKI, via the coding sequence ATGCGATATACGAACAAACAAATTCTAAAGATCACGTATCCGGTATTAATCAGCTTGCTCATGGAGCATATGATCGGATTGACGGACACCGCTTATCTGGGACGTGTCGGCGAGGTTGAGCTAGGTGCCTCCGCCTTGGCAGGAGTCTATTATCTCGTGATTTATATGCTGGGCTTTGGTTTCAGTGTAGGAGCTCAGGTGCTGATGGCACGTCGTAATGGTGAGGGGGAGTATAAGCGGATCGGCGAGGTTTTCACGCAAGGCGGGCTATTCCTTTTTCTGCTGGCGGCGGTGTTGTTTACGGCCTCTAATCTGCTTACGCCCTATCTGCTCCACCGGATGATCGGCTCAGAAGAGGTGTATCGGGCGACGATGAGCTATCTGGACTGGCGGGTGTACGGGTTCTTCTTCTCTTTTATAGCGGTGATGTTCCGTGCGTTTTACGTGAGTACGACGAATACGAAGATCTTGACGGCCAATTCGGTGGTGATGGTGCTTACCAACGTGGTCTTGAACTATATCTTGATATTCGGTAAGTTCGGGTTCCCCGCTTTGGGGATAGCGGGTGCCGCTATCGCTTCCTCGATCTCGGAAGCTGTTTCCGTATTGTTCTTCGTGATTTATACTTGGAAGAAGATAGATTATAAAAAATATGGTCTGTTCCGTTTTACGAGAGTGGATTTTAGGATGCTGGGACAAATACTGAGTGTCTCTATCTGGGTGATGATCCAGCATGGGATCGCTTTTGGGGGATGGTTTATCTTCTTCATCGCTATGGAGCATCTGGGCGAGCGGCCGTTGGCGATTACGAATGTGGTACGTAGCATCTCCTCGTTCCTGTTTATGTTCGTGAATGCTTTCGCCTCCACGAACAGCTCGCTGGTAAGTAACTTGATCGGCGCCGGGGAGTCGGACCGGGTGCTTCCGCTTTGCCGGAGGATGATCGGGCTATGCTATGCGTTCGTGCTACCGATCGGTATCTTGATCGCTATGTTCCCGTCTACCGTATTGCGTATTTATACGGATAACCCGGATCTGATCGCTAGCTCGATCCCCTCGCTGTGGGTGATGCTGTCCTCTTATCTTTTCGCCGTTCCCGGTTTTATTTATTTCTTTAGCGTATCGGGGACAGGCAATACCCGCCGTGCGCTGGAAATCGATATGGCTAGCATATTCGTGTACGTATTATATATATTGTATGTCGCCGTATGGTTGCGTGCGGACGTGGCGGTTTGCTGGACTACGGAGTATGTATATAATATCATGATCCTTTCTTCTTTCTTCTATCTATGGAAAGGAAATTGGCGTAACAAGAAAATCTGA
- the metF gene encoding methylenetetrahydrofolate reductase [NAD(P)H], whose product MKVIDLIRNSKSTAFSFEILPPLKGNSIQKVYNVIDKLKEFDPKYINITSHHSEFVYKTLPDGSFQKVNIRKRPGSVAIASAIQNKYGIPAVPHIICKGFTKDETEYALIDLNFLGVNNLLILRGDIKTLEASQQKPELYHDHATDLQQQVNHFNEGIALDGSKIDGIETPFSYGMACYPEKHEEAPNMESDIYYLKEKVKNGAEYLVTQMFFDNDKYYAFVDRCRAEGITVPIIPGIKPIVFKNQLTVLPKIFRADIPEPFATELRKCKDDAEAKEVGVEWCIQQCKDLIAHGVPSLHFYTMMASDSVYKIAKEIY is encoded by the coding sequence ATGAAAGTCATTGATCTGATAAGGAATAGTAAGAGTACCGCTTTTTCTTTCGAGATATTACCGCCGCTGAAAGGTAACAGTATCCAGAAGGTATATAATGTGATTGACAAGTTGAAGGAATTCGACCCTAAATACATAAATATCACCTCCCATCATAGCGAGTTCGTCTATAAAACCTTACCAGACGGAAGTTTCCAGAAAGTAAACATCCGTAAACGTCCGGGCTCCGTAGCGATCGCTTCGGCTATCCAGAATAAATACGGTATTCCTGCCGTACCCCATATTATATGTAAAGGCTTTACGAAAGACGAGACGGAATACGCTTTGATCGATTTGAACTTCCTTGGCGTAAACAACCTCTTAATATTAAGGGGAGATATAAAGACCTTAGAGGCCTCCCAGCAAAAACCGGAGTTATATCACGACCACGCAACTGATTTACAACAGCAGGTAAATCATTTCAACGAAGGTATTGCGTTAGACGGTTCCAAGATAGACGGTATAGAGACTCCCTTCTCGTACGGCATGGCTTGCTATCCGGAGAAACACGAGGAAGCACCCAATATGGAATCCGATATCTATTACTTAAAGGAGAAAGTAAAAAATGGCGCTGAATATCTGGTAACCCAGATGTTTTTCGATAATGACAAGTACTATGCGTTCGTGGATCGTTGCCGTGCGGAAGGTATCACGGTTCCCATCATCCCCGGTATCAAACCGATCGTTTTCAAGAACCAATTAACGGTTCTTCCGAAGATATTCCGTGCGGATATCCCAGAGCCTTTCGCGACAGAATTACGTAAATGTAAAGATGATGCGGAAGCGAAAGAGGTGGGTGTGGAATGGTGTATACAGCAGTGCAAGGATCTGATCGCTCATGGCGTACCGAGCTTACATTTCTACACAATGATGGCCTCGGATAGCGTTTACAAAATAGCAAAAGAAATTTATTGA
- a CDS encoding ClC family H(+)/Cl(-) exchange transporter translates to MDNDLLDITKLRRWRIWKLKLIDARLYFVSIFVGLLTGLVAVPYHYLLQQLFNSRKLFFDGHYPWYFHVLFFFTLWGILLCVNWMVKKMPLITGGGIPQTRAVINGRITYKNPLTQLIAKFTGGILAISAGLSLGREGPCVQIGSYVGNIISKWGHVLAGERKQLLAAGAGAGLAAAFAAPLASSLLVIESIERFDAPKTAITTLLAGVVAGGVASLIFPFNPYSQISAIAPQATFIDQLKLFLFLAVVISVFGKIYSMFTLWCKDFFTRLKHPPYMKMLYLLIIAYTISLTEIDLTGGGEQFLIMQAMHGYHPVLWIAAMMLIHLIFTSLSFSSGLPGGNFIPTLVTGGLFGQIIALLLVKYGFIETESISYIMLISMVGFLVAVVRTPLTGIVLITEITGHLDVFYPSIIVGGLTYYFTEMLQIKPFNVVLYDEMISTPAFRAEGRSSLFVEIMTGAYFDGKEVDHLTLPQRCIIKTIHRDRKDLAPAGQTLIPGDQVEIEIDSQDIEKLYEPLVSMANIY, encoded by the coding sequence ATGGATAATGATCTCTTAGATATAACAAAATTGAGGCGCTGGCGGATCTGGAAATTGAAACTTATTGACGCCAGGCTTTATTTTGTAAGCATTTTCGTGGGATTGCTGACCGGGTTGGTAGCGGTACCTTATCACTATCTGCTCCAGCAGTTATTCAATAGCCGGAAACTTTTTTTCGACGGTCATTACCCTTGGTATTTCCATGTCTTGTTCTTCTTCACGCTATGGGGTATATTGCTTTGTGTGAATTGGATGGTCAAGAAGATGCCGCTGATTACCGGTGGGGGCATTCCCCAGACACGGGCGGTTATCAATGGCAGGATCACTTATAAGAACCCGTTGACACAATTAATCGCCAAGTTCACGGGAGGGATATTAGCAATCAGCGCCGGCCTGTCCCTTGGTCGTGAGGGGCCGTGCGTACAGATCGGATCTTACGTGGGGAATATCATTTCCAAATGGGGACACGTATTGGCTGGAGAGCGCAAGCAACTTTTGGCCGCCGGCGCAGGTGCCGGATTGGCCGCCGCTTTCGCCGCTCCCCTCGCTTCCTCACTTTTGGTGATCGAGTCCATCGAACGGTTCGACGCTCCCAAGACCGCCATTACCACCTTGCTGGCAGGGGTCGTGGCGGGAGGCGTAGCGAGCTTGATTTTTCCCTTCAACCCCTACTCGCAGATTAGCGCTATTGCCCCGCAGGCTACTTTTATAGATCAACTGAAGTTGTTCTTATTTCTGGCCGTGGTTATTTCCGTCTTCGGGAAAATTTACTCGATGTTTACCCTTTGGTGCAAGGATTTCTTTACCAGACTGAAGCATCCTCCTTATATGAAGATGTTGTACCTGCTTATCATAGCGTATACGATCTCATTGACGGAGATCGACTTGACAGGAGGAGGCGAGCAATTCCTTATCATGCAAGCGATGCATGGATATCACCCCGTTTTATGGATAGCGGCGATGATGCTCATCCACTTGATATTCACGTCTCTCTCTTTCTCCTCCGGACTGCCGGGAGGGAATTTCATCCCTACACTAGTTACCGGGGGATTGTTCGGGCAGATCATCGCCTTATTATTGGTGAAGTATGGTTTCATTGAGACGGAGAGCATCAGCTATATCATGTTAATCAGCATGGTAGGTTTCTTGGTGGCGGTAGTCCGGACACCACTGACGGGTATCGTCTTGATTACGGAGATAACCGGGCATCTGGATGTATTCTACCCCTCTATCATTGTCGGCGGGCTTACGTATTACTTCACGGAAATGCTACAGATAAAGCCCTTTAACGTGGTTCTCTATGACGAGATGATCTCGACTCCAGCCTTCCGTGCCGAAGGGCGTTCCAGCCTGTTCGTCGAGATCATGACAGGTGCCTATTTCGACGGGAAGGAGGTAGATCACCTCACCCTCCCCCAACGTTGTATCATCAAGACTATTCACCGGGATCGCAAGGACTTGGCTCCTGCTGGACAGACCCTTATCCCCGGCGATCAGGTAGAGATCGAGATCGATTCGCAGGATATCGAGAAGCTGTATGAGCCGCTGGTTAGCATGGCGAACATCTATTAA
- a CDS encoding ATP-binding protein, with translation MYFKDIIGQEEVKERLRQSTRTGIVPHAQLFTEQGGAGAFPLALAYARYLNCTNRTETDACGRCPSCLKYDELAHPDLHFVFPIVAKKEKKKEVCDDYLSEWRGFLKEHPYFNMDEWLDYIEAGNSQAIIYSKESDEIIHKLSLKIYEAEYRILMVWLPEKLHPTCANKLLKIIEEPPMKTVILMVSETPDLILGTIQSRAQRIHIRPIETDAIMNAMVSRFGLSPDDAKHVAHLSSGSFIKAMEAISLGEENKFFLEQFKAMMRNSWARNVKGMKAMADVMAGIGRERQKNFLSYCQHLIRENFMYRFQSPELNYMNLDEASFSVKFSPFVNERNVIDLMEELAKAERHITQNVNAKMVFFDLSLRITVLIKR, from the coding sequence ATGTATTTTAAAGATATCATCGGGCAAGAGGAAGTAAAGGAACGGTTGAGGCAATCGACTCGGACAGGGATCGTACCCCATGCGCAGTTATTCACGGAGCAAGGGGGGGCCGGGGCGTTTCCGCTGGCTTTGGCTTACGCCCGTTATCTGAATTGTACGAACCGGACGGAGACGGACGCTTGCGGACGTTGCCCGTCATGCCTTAAATATGACGAATTGGCACATCCCGATTTGCATTTCGTATTCCCAATCGTAGCCAAGAAAGAGAAAAAGAAAGAGGTCTGCGATGATTATCTCAGTGAATGGCGTGGGTTCCTCAAAGAACATCCCTATTTCAATATGGATGAATGGCTGGATTATATCGAGGCCGGAAACTCACAAGCGATCATCTATTCCAAGGAAAGCGATGAGATTATCCATAAACTGAGCCTAAAGATTTATGAGGCGGAATATCGTATCCTGATGGTTTGGTTGCCGGAGAAACTACATCCTACTTGCGCCAACAAGCTTCTGAAAATCATAGAGGAGCCTCCTATGAAAACGGTTATCCTTATGGTATCCGAGACACCGGACCTTATCCTCGGGACCATCCAATCCCGTGCGCAACGCATCCACATCCGTCCCATTGAGACCGATGCGATCATGAATGCCATGGTATCCCGTTTCGGGCTTTCGCCCGACGACGCTAAACACGTCGCTCACCTCTCCTCCGGAAGTTTTATCAAGGCGATGGAGGCGATTAGCTTGGGCGAGGAAAATAAATTCTTTCTGGAGCAATTCAAGGCCATGATGCGAAACTCATGGGCACGAAACGTAAAAGGCATGAAAGCGATGGCGGACGTCATGGCAGGGATCGGACGGGAACGACAAAAAAACTTCCTCTCCTATTGTCAGCATTTGATCCGGGAGAACTTCATGTACCGGTTCCAATCGCCGGAACTTAATTATATGAATCTGGACGAGGCTAGCTTCTCCGTTAAGTTCTCCCCTTTCGTCAACGAGCGAAACGTGATCGATTTGATGGAAGAATTGGCGAAAGCGGAACGCCATATCACACAGAACGTGAATGCCAAGATGGTCTTTTTTGATTTATCCTTACGAATTACCGTACTAATCAAAAGATAA